The Nocardia vinacea genome contains the following window.
CAGCAGGCCACCATCGTGCAGCTCGCTGAGCTCGACCAACCACACCCCGTCAGTGAAGTCGCGTCGCGCACCGGTCGCGACCCGCAACGCCAGCCGGGTCTTGCCCACCCCACCGATCCCGGTCAACGTCACCAGCCGCGAGCTCGCCAGCAGGCTCTTGGCCTCGGTCAATTCGGCGCGGCGGCCGACGAAGCTCGTCAGCTCCAGAGGAAGAGACGCCTGTGCGCTGACCCACGAACCAGACGGTGCGGGCCCCCGAACCGGCGAGCGGCCGGTGGCAAGTGGAATCAATGGAATCGGGGTTCTGTCTGGCTGCTCGGCACCCGTTGTGATCCGCACCGCCATCTCATCGACCGGCCACCCGCGCTCGACCTGCAGTTGCTGCAACTGCTCGCCGAAGGCCGCCGCGGCGGGCCGCTGCTCGGGAGCGCGGGCCATGGCATGTTCGATTGCGGTCGAGATCTCTTCGTCGATGCTGTGCTCGCGCAGATTCGGCGTCGGCTGCGTGGTGATCCGCAGAAACTGGGCCACCATCTGCTCCCCGCTGCGTCGCTCGAACGCCGCATGCCCGGTCAACGCGGCGAACAAGGTAGCGCCCAGACCATAGACATCGGCCGCCGCGGTCGGCTGTTCTCCCGCCAGCACCTCCGGTGCGGTGAACGCCGGCGAACCCGTTATCGTGCCCGTGGCGGTACGAAATCCGTCGGCGATACGCGCGATCCCGAAATCGGTCAGTGCCGGCTCACCGTAATCGGTGATCAGGATGTTGGCGGGCTTAACATCCCGATGCACGATGCCGAGCCGGTGCGCGGTCTCCAGCGCCCCGGCAACCTTCACCCCCACTTGCAACGACTCCTGCACCGACAGCGGACCGTAACGACGGATTCGGGCGTCGAGGGAATCCTGCGGATAGTAGGGCATCACCAGATAGGGCAGACCGGATGCGGTGGTGCCGACCTGCAGTACTGCCACGATGTTCGGGTGCCCGGTCAGCCGGCCCATCGCCCGCTGCTCCCGAACAAACCGCTCCCGGTTGCCCTCCGCGAGGTCGGCGGTCAGAATCTTGACCGCCACAGTCCGATCCAAGGCCGTCTGGGAGCACCGATACACCACGCCGAAGCCGCCGCGACCGATCTCCTCGGCGTCGGCGAATCCAGCTTCCGCCAGCTCCACCGGGACCGTGGAGATCACCTCGCGCTGAGTTTTGAACGAGTCGATTTCACCCATATACAGGTCCTGCTCGATGGTGTACCTCAGCATATAGCGCCAGACCAGTGCAGTGGCGTCGCCCTTGGCCCCCGTATCTGCAGCCAACTGAGGGTCTGTCCTGACCTGCAATATTTTGGGGCACGCGTGTCGGCAAGAGTGCTAGCTGGTGGGGTCGATTCCCGCGGTCGGGCGGGTGCTTGGCGGGTAGTGGCCGATGATCCCGCTGTTGGCTTTTCCGCAGGCGCCGTTGGCGAAGTTGATCCATGGTCCGGCACCGGCCGACCCGCTCGTTCGGGTGCCCGACCGCGATCTCGTCTATGTGGAATCCGTCGACGAGGCAGTCGCCGGAATCGACGACGGCGCAACGGTTCTCGTCCCCTGGACGATGGTCGACGCGGCGGCCGTGGCCATGACGGGGCCGAAATTCCGGGCGGTCTTGCGGTAGACCAGGTTGCCCAGGGTGTCGGCGCGATGGGCGCTGATCAGTGCGACATCACCCTTGATCGGGTATTCGAGAACGTATGTGCGCCCGTCGATTTCGCGGATCTCCTTGCCCTCGGCCAGCGGTGTGCCGACCCCGGTCGGGCAGAAGAACGCACCGATGCCCGCACCCGCCGGCGCGCATTCGCTCGGCGAGATTGCCCTGTGGGACGACCTCGAGTTCGACCTCGCCCGCGCGGTACAGCGTGTCGAAGACATACGAGTCGGTCTGTCGTGGGAAGGAGCAGATCACTTTCCGGACCCGACCGGCCTGCAACAGGGCGGCCAGCCCGACCTCACCGTTGCCCGCGTTGTTCGAGACGATGGTCAGATCCTTCGCGCCCTGGCGGATGAGCCCGTCGATGTTGATTGTTCAGCAGCAGACTCGGTGATCGCCGTGGGTGCAGTGTTGGTAGCAGCCGGCGTCGCATCCTTTCGTGTGCGGAACAGCGTCACCGGGGAGGCCATGCCCAGGGACTGATGTGGGCGTTGGGTGTTGTAGCTGTGCACCCATTCATCGAGGGCGGGCTGCGCGGCTTCGATTGTGGCAAATGGCCCCACTTCGTCGAGCAGTTCGCGTCGCAGCGTTCGGTGGAACCGCTCGATCTTGCCGGTGGTCGTCGGTGATCGCCGTTTCGTCAGGCGGGCGCTGATGCCGTGCTCGCGGCAGGTGCGCTCGAAGAGCACCTCGACGGGTAGCGGGCGGGTGAACCTGCCGGTGAACTGCTTACCGCTGTCGGTGAGGACTTCGAAGGGAACGCCCCATCGCCCCATCGCGGCGACGAACGCTGCGCACACGGCCACACCGGAAGGCTTCTCGAGCACGGTGGCGACGACGATGAATCGTGAGTGGTCGTCGATCCCGGTCAAGATCTTGCATTCGCGACCTCCTACCAGAAAGATCCCTCCGACCAGGTCGAGCTGCCACAGGTGCATCGGAGCTTCGCGTTCCCACCGCTTGTAGATTCGTTTGTGTTGCTGTTCTTGAGGATTGATCAGTTCGTTCCTGGTAAGGGCTCGGTGGACAGGGCACGATTGCCGAGTTCCTGTCGCAGCTCGTGCGCGATGCGGCGTGCTCCCCACCGGCGGTGCTGTCGGCGCATCTCACAGACGGACGCTTCGATCACGGGGTGCGTGCGGCGCACAGCATGGTGGCAACGATCGCGACCGGGACAGCTACAGTTCCGCTAGGTGATTGCGCGTGAGGCTCACCGGTGATGGTGACCTCCGATGTCGGGACGCCTCCGGCAAGGGTGCGCGCTGCACTTCCATCGGTCCACCCGAGGCTGTTAACTTGAAGATTCTGGGATCGTATCCCCCGCAGGGTTCGACGGACCTGCGGAGTTGGCCACCGTGGCGGTGAGGTCAGGGGGTTTCCCGCGTCGTCGGTAGCGTCAAGTCGACCCTGCGGCGAGGACGTTCACCAACTCGTCCGCCCATTCGGCGTCGATCGCTGTGCGCCGGCAGCCCGGCGCCAGAAGACAGCCGCGGTGGCGGTATCCGGCATCGATCGAAGTTGTGCTTCCGCTATGCCGTCGCCTCGAGCCGAGGCGCCGCGTTGTCGTTACGGATGACAGGGAACAGGTTGGGTCAGGTCTTCATCCCTGCCGCGGCGGGAGTCATGTTGTCCAGCACAGGTATCGGGGCAGCGTTCGTCACGACGGGAGCTTTGTTGTCCGCCGCGGCAGCATCGACGTGGCGCGCTCATCCTGACACCGCCGCACCCAGAACCCGCATCGAGAAAGACTGGGCAAGTACAACTCAGCCGTTTCCAAGGTCGAAGTCGAGGCTTTCCACCAGCACTCCGAATGCACGGTCAGTCCGGCGCTGCAGCCTCTTCCCGGCCCAGTAGTCATAGTCGAATGGGACGTAGGTCGACGCGAGGCCCGCAACACCCTCCGCGATGTACCAGCCGACCTCCGCGATCAGCCATATGGTGTTGGATTTCGTCATCACGTAGCTACCTCAATTGTCGAATGAGTAATTCGGTGAGTTGGCGATGGGCCGGCGCGACCACGACGCCAGGAATGCAGGCTCGACGACAACGTCCATGTCAAAGGCTCTGATGATCTGAATGTCCTGCCGGCCCACCGTGCTCGAACTCAGTTGCGGCGCTGAGCTTTCCAGTCGTGTCGACGTGCCTCGCGGATCGCCGGCGCTTCTGGGCCCGGAACGACGGTGTTGCGGATCGTGCCGAGTGTCGCGACGGTCATCTCGACCACGTCGCCGGGCTGGAGTGGCTCCGGCGTGCGCGTACCGGAGCGACCCCACAACTCACCGAGACATCCGCCATTGCCGAGGGTTCCGGATCCGAGGACGTCTCCGGCCCTGACCCACGTCCCGCGTGACGCTTGTGCCAGAAGTTCGTCGAACGACCAGCTCATGTTGCGCAGGTTGTCCCGGCCGATGACTGTGCCGTTCACCGACACAGTCCCGTCGAGGTCCAAGAGGCCGTCGGCAGTCAGAAATGGATCGAGTTCATCGGCTGTGACGAGGAACGGGCCGAGCGTGGTAGCGAAATCCTTGCCCTTGGCCGGGCCGAGGCCGACCTTCATCTCCCCGGCTTGGAGGTCTCGAGCCGACCAGTCGTTGAAGATCGTGTAGCCGAAGATGTAGTCCCGAGCCTCTGCCGGTGTGACGGACGATCCGTCCCGCGACACGATGGCTGCGACCTCGAGTTCGTAGTCCATCACCTGGCATCCCGGTGGCACGGCTACGTCGTCATGGGCACCGATCATCGCGTAGGGATTACTGAAGTAGAAGACTGGTCTCTTGTACCACTCGGGCTCGACTTCGGCCGCAGCCGCCATCGATCGGCCGGCCCCAACGATGTGCTCTTCGAAGGCTGCGAAGTCGCGCACTGTGGGGGGCTCTATCGGCGGGAGCAGCCGCACCGCAGTGAGATCGACGGGACGTCTACCCAGTGCGGCGGCCCCGGCTTCGAAGGCGACCGGGAGTCCGGCGCGAACAAGCTCGAGGATCGTGGTCTGCCGGTCGAACGCGTGCAGGCCGTCGTCGCTGGCGACGCCGGTCGTGACCTGACCATCCTGAACCCACGTGGCGAAACGCATGGGTGAAGCTCCTATCGTGTTGGTACGCGGGCTCAGCCCGCCGGTCGAGTCACTTGATCGCGACGGGGTTGACCGGCGCACCGACGGCGCCCGTCACCGGAATGGGCGCGGCAGTCAAGAAGAAGTCGAAGATCCCGTCGGAGGCGCAGTCTGCGGCAAGCTTGTCGAGATCCCACATCTCCCCGATGAAAAGCCCCATGTGCGGGATCACGACCTGGTGCAGCGGTTGGAAGGCGTTCTCGAATTCGTTGGGGCGGACTTCGAAGCCCCACGTATCGGTGGCGATCGCGGCGACCTCCCGGTCGTGGAGCCAACCCGCGGTCGTGAAGGACAACCCGGGGGCGGCACCGCCGGCGTAGCTGCCCCATCCGTCGCGACGGACCCGGGACAGCTGCCCGGTGCGGACGAGCATGATGTCGCCACGCCCGACGACGGACGATTCCCCCTGCGCGGAGATGGTGTTCTCCAGGTCCTCGACGGTGATCGCGTAGCCGTCGGGCAGCTCCCCGTCTTCCCTGAGCGCGCGACCCACGTCGAGCAGCACGCCGCGCCCTGCGATGCGGTCGGCCACGGTCTCGATGCCCGTCAGAAGATCGCCCTCGCTGGTGACGACCTTGGACGCGGGACGTCCGTTGTAGGCGACACCGTGGTCGAAGATGTGGCCCAGCCCGTCCCACTGGGTGGAGGCTTGCAGCGGCATCACCACGTAGTCATCGGCACCGCCGAAGCCGTGCGGCATATCGGGTTCACCGAATTCAGCATCGAGGCCGCTGACCAGCATGGTGTGCACCGGGTTGTTGCGCTTTCGCCAGCCGTGCTGCGGGCCGTTTGCGTCGAAGCTCTGGGCGAGCGAGAAGGCAGCGCCCCGACGAATTCTGGAGGCACCCTCGACCCGCTTCGCGTCATCGAGGAAGTTCATGGTGCCCAGCACGTCGTCGTCGCCCCACCGTCCCCAGTTCGAGCAGCGCGATGCGGCTTCGGCGATAGCGTCCTCGGCGGCGGGACTGTAGAAGGGACTGTTCGTGTCGACGTTGCGAGTCTCGGCAACGGCGTTGGTGTCGGGCATGTGGGATCCTCACCAGATTGATGGGCGGACAATGCAATCGGCTGGCTTGGGTACTAACCAGTCGGTTGCGGGACCATGGCCG
Protein-coding sequences here:
- a CDS encoding cyclase family protein, producing MPDTNAVAETRNVDTNSPFYSPAAEDAIAEAASRCSNWGRWGDDDVLGTMNFLDDAKRVEGASRIRRGAAFSLAQSFDANGPQHGWRKRNNPVHTMLVSGLDAEFGEPDMPHGFGGADDYVVMPLQASTQWDGLGHIFDHGVAYNGRPASKVVTSEGDLLTGIETVADRIAGRGVLLDVGRALREDGELPDGYAITVEDLENTISAQGESSVVGRGDIMLVRTGQLSRVRRDGWGSYAGGAAPGLSFTTAGWLHDREVAAIATDTWGFEVRPNEFENAFQPLHQVVIPHMGLFIGEMWDLDKLAADCASDGIFDFFLTAAPIPVTGAVGAPVNPVAIK
- a CDS encoding fumarylacetoacetate hydrolase family protein, with the translated sequence MRFATWVQDGQVTTGVASDDGLHAFDRQTTILELVRAGLPVAFEAGAAALGRRPVDLTAVRLLPPIEPPTVRDFAAFEEHIVGAGRSMAAAAEVEPEWYKRPVFYFSNPYAMIGAHDDVAVPPGCQVMDYELEVAAIVSRDGSSVTPAEARDYIFGYTIFNDWSARDLQAGEMKVGLGPAKGKDFATTLGPFLVTADELDPFLTADGLLDLDGTVSVNGTVIGRDNLRNMSWSFDELLAQASRGTWVRAGDVLGSGTLGNGGCLGELWGRSGTRTPEPLQPGDVVEMTVATLGTIRNTVVPGPEAPAIREARRHDWKAQRRN